From Opitutaceae bacterium, the proteins below share one genomic window:
- a CDS encoding glutamine--tRNA ligase/YqeY domain fusion protein, with translation MTEETTPKPQNFIRQIIAADVAAGRYETIVTRFPPEPNGYLHLGSAKAFCLNFGFAEEFGGRCHLRMDDTNPEKEETEYVESIIEDIRWMGFDWGEHLYFASGYFDRLYELAVQLIRDGKAYVCELDQETWKSYRGVPSRPGKESPFRNRSVEENLDLFVRMKAGEFDEGSKVLRAKIDMTSPNLHLRDPALYRIKKVGHHRTGDAWCIYPMYDYAHAISDAIEGITHSLCSIEFEVHRPLYDWCIENTGVFQSHQYEFARLNVTYIVTGKRYLRELVHGGHVSGWDDPRMPTIRGMRRRGYTPKAIRSFLEEVGVTKYNSLTDFALLEHHVRQDLNETTHRVMGVLDPVRLVIENYPEDKEEWLEAANHPANAEAGSRQIPFSRELFIEREDFQENAPRNFYRMSVGREVRLRYGYLVTCTGIDKDPSSGEVTCIRCTYDPATRGGDSPDGRKVKGTIHWVCARRGLDAEVRLYDTLFSKANILDDSDGIPWIEHLNQKSLIRIQAKVEPGLAAAAPGTAFQFERKGYFTVDSVDSRPDHLVFNRTVSLKDSRARKVSERS, from the coding sequence ATGACTGAGGAAACCACACCCAAACCGCAGAATTTCATCCGGCAGATCATTGCTGCCGATGTCGCCGCCGGACGGTATGAGACGATCGTGACCCGGTTCCCTCCCGAACCGAACGGTTATCTTCATCTCGGCAGTGCCAAGGCGTTTTGTCTCAACTTCGGTTTCGCTGAAGAATTCGGGGGACGCTGTCATCTGCGGATGGATGACACCAACCCGGAAAAGGAGGAAACCGAGTATGTGGAGTCGATCATCGAGGACATTCGCTGGATGGGTTTTGACTGGGGCGAGCATCTCTATTTTGCCTCCGGGTATTTCGACCGTCTTTATGAGCTGGCCGTTCAACTGATCCGCGACGGGAAGGCCTATGTCTGCGAACTGGATCAGGAGACATGGAAGAGCTACCGCGGCGTCCCCTCCAGGCCCGGCAAGGAGAGTCCGTTCCGGAACCGCTCGGTCGAGGAGAATCTTGATCTTTTCGTCCGCATGAAAGCGGGTGAATTCGACGAGGGGTCGAAGGTCCTCCGGGCGAAGATCGACATGACCTCACCCAATCTCCACCTGCGCGATCCGGCCCTCTACCGGATCAAGAAGGTCGGCCATCATCGCACGGGAGATGCCTGGTGCATCTATCCGATGTATGACTACGCCCATGCCATCTCCGACGCGATTGAAGGGATCACCCATTCTCTCTGCAGCATCGAGTTTGAAGTGCATCGTCCCCTCTACGACTGGTGTATCGAGAATACCGGGGTTTTTCAGTCGCATCAGTATGAGTTTGCCCGCCTCAACGTCACCTACATCGTCACGGGCAAACGCTACTTGCGGGAACTGGTCCATGGGGGGCACGTAAGTGGATGGGACGATCCGCGCATGCCGACGATCCGCGGCATGCGGAGGAGGGGCTACACGCCCAAAGCGATCCGTTCCTTTCTCGAGGAGGTGGGGGTTACCAAGTACAACAGCCTGACGGATTTTGCCCTGCTGGAACACCATGTTCGCCAGGACCTGAATGAGACGACCCACCGCGTCATGGGTGTGCTCGATCCGGTTCGCCTGGTCATTGAGAATTACCCTGAAGACAAGGAGGAGTGGCTCGAGGCGGCCAATCATCCGGCGAATGCCGAGGCCGGTTCACGTCAGATTCCTTTTTCCCGTGAGCTCTTCATCGAACGTGAGGATTTCCAGGAGAACGCGCCCAGGAATTTCTACCGGATGTCGGTTGGGCGGGAGGTGCGGCTGCGTTACGGTTACCTGGTCACCTGCACCGGAATCGACAAGGATCCATCGAGCGGCGAGGTCACATGCATCCGCTGCACCTACGACCCGGCTACGCGGGGAGGCGATTCACCGGACGGCCGCAAGGTGAAGGGCACCATACATTGGGTCTGTGCGCGCCGTGGTCTGGATGCGGAGGTGCGGCTCTATGACACCTTGTTCAGCAAAGCGAATATCCTGGATGACAGTGACGGCATTCCCTGGATCGAGCATCTCAACCAGAAGTCCCTGATCCGCATCCAGGCCAAGGTCGAACCCGGGTTGGCGGCAGCTGCGCCCGGCACAGCTTTCCAGTTTGAGCGCAAGGGCTATTTCACGGTGGACTCGGTCGACAGCCGGCCGGATCATCTGGTCTTCAACCGGACCGTCTCGCTGAAGGACAGTCGCGCCCGGAAGGTCTCGGAGAGGTCCTGA
- a CDS encoding glutamate--tRNA ligase family protein: protein MASVRVRFAPSPTGFFHIGSARTALFNWLYARRHGGSFILRIEDTDKERNTREALEVLLSGMAWLGLEWDEGPGVGGDRGPYFQSERSQVYLEHLESLRSAGRVYDRDGAVFFRISGQPQIIEDAVRGRVERTEEKDFVIIRSNGSPVFHFVNVVDDLTMGITHVIRGEDHLSNTSKHTELIKAFGADLPVYAHIPLILKQHGSGKMSKRDEGALIEDYQKLGYLPDAVVNNLVLLGWSPKDDREKMSRSELIERFDLEGVNKSNARFDDRKMNHLNGLYIRDLSESDFADRGEQVLADAGTAAGFDSSYVRSVLRVCQEKIRVFSELPDYTRYFFSDDYPTDEKAMQKVLRKGEPIARLKELEALLRIQDDFSPAGLEEAIDRLVESGGHGRNDYFGVARIALSGVAGGPGFYDLLHLLGKDRCLERISRFLNTVGS from the coding sequence ATGGCATCAGTCCGCGTACGTTTTGCACCCAGCCCGACCGGCTTCTTCCACATCGGCAGCGCCCGAACCGCCCTGTTCAACTGGCTTTATGCCCGCAGGCATGGAGGGAGTTTCATTCTGCGGATCGAGGATACCGACAAGGAGCGGAATACACGGGAGGCACTTGAGGTTCTCCTCTCGGGTATGGCCTGGCTGGGATTGGAATGGGACGAAGGTCCCGGCGTCGGAGGGGACCGCGGACCTTATTTCCAGAGCGAACGTTCCCAGGTCTATCTTGAGCATCTCGAGAGTCTGAGATCGGCCGGCCGGGTCTACGACCGGGACGGAGCGGTTTTCTTCCGCATTTCCGGCCAGCCTCAGATCATTGAGGATGCGGTTCGGGGCCGGGTGGAGAGGACGGAAGAAAAGGATTTCGTCATCATCCGTTCCAACGGCTCGCCTGTCTTCCATTTCGTCAACGTGGTCGACGACCTGACCATGGGAATCACCCACGTCATTCGGGGCGAGGATCACCTCTCCAATACCAGCAAGCACACGGAATTGATCAAGGCGTTCGGCGCCGATCTTCCGGTCTATGCGCATATCCCGCTCATTCTCAAGCAGCATGGCTCCGGGAAAATGAGCAAGCGGGATGAGGGTGCCCTGATCGAGGACTATCAGAAACTGGGGTACCTCCCCGATGCAGTCGTCAACAATCTGGTGCTGCTGGGTTGGTCGCCCAAAGACGACCGGGAGAAGATGAGCCGATCGGAATTGATCGAGCGATTCGATCTCGAAGGGGTGAACAAGTCGAATGCGCGGTTCGACGACAGGAAGATGAATCACCTCAACGGACTTTATATCCGCGACCTGTCGGAGTCCGACTTCGCCGACCGGGGCGAGCAGGTGCTGGCCGATGCCGGCACCGCGGCGGGGTTTGATTCGTCCTATGTGCGCAGCGTTCTTCGCGTCTGTCAGGAAAAGATCCGCGTCTTCAGTGAATTGCCGGACTATACCCGGTATTTCTTCAGCGATGACTATCCGACGGATGAGAAGGCGATGCAGAAGGTTCTGCGAAAAGGGGAGCCGATCGCCCGGCTGAAGGAACTCGAAGCGCTTCTGCGGATACAGGACGATTTCAGCCCGGCCGGTCTGGAAGAGGCGATCGACCGCCTGGTTGAGTCAGGTGGCCATGGAAGGAATGACTACTTTGGCGTGGCCCGGATCGCGCTGTCCGGCGTGGCGGGCGGCCCGGGGTTCTACGACCTGCTTCATTTGCTCGGCAAGGATCGCTGTCTCGAGCGCATTTCCCGCTTTTTGAACACTGTTGGTAGCTGA
- a CDS encoding M14 family metallocarboxypeptidase, protein MSSPATEFLQRLLPVAGAAGFRHRSYGKADGTDLVVLERSGRAGAPHLYLSAGIHGDEPAGPEAICRLLEQPHHLPDFRWTLFPLLNPAGYNLGTRENAAGLDLNRDYRSPLAPETIAHRSVLENLGPLDLVIALHEDWESRGFYLYELNAAGLDGMAEKVLSAAACEGPIDLDSEIDGRPAANGVVHAPIDRFDDRQDWPEQILLFRTRTRLCYTFETPSTLPLEVRIRQHLAACRSAFDLMESRSHQPPSSPDRTR, encoded by the coding sequence ATGTCCTCACCCGCGACTGAATTCCTCCAGCGACTCCTCCCCGTCGCCGGCGCAGCGGGTTTCCGCCACCGGAGCTACGGCAAGGCCGACGGAACCGACCTCGTCGTTCTCGAGCGATCCGGAAGGGCCGGTGCCCCCCACCTTTATCTTTCAGCGGGTATCCATGGCGACGAGCCGGCCGGCCCGGAAGCCATCTGCCGCCTTCTGGAGCAGCCCCACCACCTTCCCGATTTCCGCTGGACGCTCTTTCCCCTGCTCAATCCCGCCGGATACAACCTTGGGACACGCGAAAACGCGGCGGGCCTCGATCTGAACCGGGACTACCGCAGCCCCCTCGCACCGGAAACCATCGCCCACCGATCCGTCCTGGAGAACCTGGGACCGCTCGATCTGGTGATCGCGCTCCATGAGGACTGGGAATCAAGGGGATTCTACCTCTACGAACTCAATGCAGCCGGATTGGATGGAATGGCGGAGAAGGTTCTCTCGGCTGCCGCATGCGAAGGCCCGATCGATCTGGACAGCGAAATCGATGGTCGTCCAGCCGCCAACGGCGTAGTCCATGCGCCCATCGACCGATTCGACGACCGACAGGATTGGCCCGAACAGATCCTTCTCTTCCGCACCCGGACCCGGCTCTGCTACACTTTTGAAACGCCATCCACCCTGCCCCTCGAGGTCCGGATTCGCCAGCACCTCGCCGCCTGTCGGAGTGCCTTCGACCTTATGGAATCCCGGTCGCATCAACCTCCATCCTCTCCCGACAGAACCCGATGA
- a CDS encoding RNA pseudouridine synthase, which translates to MPATARGFEILPSEFESWIRNENADWICFDKPPLVVCHPSKHGPTSSLVGAFRAYRDVEAAHLVFRIDRETSGVVLVAKNREAASRLQQAVEKRMVHKEYIAILHGELRENREADHPLGRHPDSPIVAKQGWRPTDGRAARTLFEPLATGGGFTLVRVRMDTGRQHQIRAHGELIGHPLVGDKIYGVPPAIFLSFIDNGWTPDLEAVLAHYRHALHARRIVFDLPDGPLVLETPLAPDLIGFCRERMEVDATGIP; encoded by the coding sequence ATGCCGGCGACCGCCCGGGGCTTTGAAATCCTTCCCTCCGAATTCGAATCCTGGATACGGAATGAGAATGCGGATTGGATCTGTTTTGACAAGCCGCCTCTGGTGGTCTGTCACCCCTCGAAGCACGGCCCGACCTCGAGCCTGGTCGGCGCCTTCCGCGCCTATCGGGATGTGGAAGCCGCACATCTGGTTTTTCGGATCGATCGGGAGACGAGCGGGGTCGTTCTTGTCGCGAAGAATCGTGAAGCGGCCAGCCGGCTTCAGCAGGCGGTGGAGAAACGGATGGTCCACAAGGAATACATCGCCATCCTCCACGGGGAGTTGAGGGAAAATCGTGAGGCGGACCATCCTCTGGGTCGACATCCGGACAGCCCCATCGTGGCCAAACAGGGGTGGAGGCCAACCGATGGCCGGGCGGCCCGGACACTTTTTGAGCCGCTGGCGACGGGGGGCGGATTCACCCTGGTCCGGGTCCGGATGGACACGGGGCGGCAGCACCAGATCCGCGCCCACGGAGAACTGATCGGGCACCCGCTCGTCGGTGACAAGATCTACGGCGTACCCCCGGCGATCTTCCTGAGCTTCATCGATAACGGTTGGACGCCCGATCTCGAAGCCGTGCTGGCGCATTACCGGCACGCCCTCCATGCCCGACGGATTGTCTTCGACCTTCCGGATGGTCCGCTCGTCCTCGAGACGCCGCTCGCGCCCGACCTCATCGGGTTCTGTCGGGAGAGGATGGAGGTTGATGCGACCGGGATTCCATAA
- a CDS encoding HPF/RaiA family ribosome-associated protein, with amino-acid sequence MNNSSSNHEVILKGIHLDLTESSNRSPTRRYPDCSHEDRIIRIRVELEHDKTKAKERKFVAKGHIEIHGPSMNASVSSGDCLKSLDELIDKLDRMIRRRSRLRLSKRRHPHRVEIPANLPKV; translated from the coding sequence ATGAATAATTCGTCCAGCAACCACGAAGTGATCCTCAAAGGAATCCATCTCGATCTGACCGAGTCCTCAAATCGATCGCCAACGAGAAGGTATCCCGACTGTTCACATGAAGATCGCATCATCAGGATTCGTGTTGAGCTGGAACACGACAAGACCAAGGCCAAAGAGAGGAAGTTTGTCGCGAAGGGACACATTGAGATCCACGGTCCCTCCATGAATGCGTCCGTATCGAGCGGTGATTGTCTGAAATCGCTCGACGAATTGATCGACAAACTCGACCGGATGATCCGCCGCCGATCCCGGCTGCGCCTGAGCAAACGCCGTCATCCACACCGGGTTGAGATCCCGGCGAACCTGCCCAAGGTCTGA
- a CDS encoding c-type cytochrome — MKPGTRTVLITLAAVALALASCRPSPNSGYGLSLPEGDIDRGKAAFINLKCTECHTVKDVALPGPEKPSAIMMELGGVVFSVKTYGELVTSIINPEHIISPKYTRLIDAENNAGSGLSMPDYNQRMTVAQLIDLVAFLHSRYQLKPDTDYSTYQMYP, encoded by the coding sequence ATGAAACCTGGAACCCGCACGGTTCTGATCACCTTGGCGGCAGTCGCTCTGGCCCTCGCCTCGTGTCGGCCCTCGCCCAATTCGGGCTACGGTCTCTCGCTGCCTGAAGGGGATATCGATCGCGGCAAGGCCGCCTTTATCAACCTGAAATGCACGGAATGCCACACTGTTAAGGACGTCGCCCTGCCCGGGCCCGAAAAGCCATCCGCGATCATGATGGAACTGGGAGGGGTGGTATTTTCGGTCAAGACCTACGGTGAACTCGTCACCTCGATCATCAACCCGGAGCACATCATCTCCCCGAAATACACCCGGCTGATCGATGCCGAAAACAACGCCGGGTCCGGTCTGTCCATGCCGGATTACAACCAGCGGATGACCGTCGCCCAATTGATTGACCTGGTGGCCTTCCTCCATTCCCGTTACCAGCTCAAACCCGACACCGACTACAGCACCTACCAGATGTACCCGTAG
- a CDS encoding lipid-binding SYLF domain-containing protein — MPAAIVIDFGSVQGEEKDPDLVKAAFEDFMKADAVQPFLASNYGFAIFPTIGKAGIGVGGAHGKGWVFKGRKSTGVTSMTQVTIGFQLGGQAYSQLIFFEDQRAYDSFTSGNFEFGAQASAVAITAGANASASTAGGTSAAAGNSQTKADYSMGMAVFTRAKGGLMYEATLGGQKFSFKAYE; from the coding sequence GTGCCCGCCGCGATAGTGATCGATTTCGGCTCGGTTCAGGGAGAGGAGAAGGACCCCGATCTGGTCAAGGCGGCATTCGAGGACTTCATGAAAGCGGATGCGGTCCAGCCCTTCCTGGCCAGCAATTACGGATTCGCGATTTTCCCGACCATCGGAAAGGCGGGTATCGGTGTGGGGGGGGCTCACGGCAAAGGTTGGGTTTTCAAGGGACGCAAGTCGACGGGAGTGACCTCCATGACCCAGGTCACCATCGGTTTCCAGCTCGGTGGTCAGGCCTACAGCCAATTGATTTTCTTCGAGGACCAGCGAGCCTACGATTCGTTCACCAGCGGCAATTTCGAATTCGGTGCACAGGCCTCGGCGGTGGCCATCACGGCCGGCGCGAATGCTTCTGCCAGCACGGCCGGGGGAACCTCGGCGGCGGCGGGGAATTCCCAGACGAAGGCCGATTATTCAATGGGCATGGCCGTGTTCACCCGGGCCAAGGGTGGTCTCATGTATGAAGCGACCCTCGGTGGCCAGAAGTTCAGCTTCAAGGCCTACGAATAG
- a CDS encoding glutamate synthase central domain-containing protein codes for MSDSQKSPLGWPQPQGLWHPSHEKDSCGVGFIAHLKGKRSHDIIEKTLTMNTNMDHRGASGAEPETGDGAGIFVQMPDKFLRRVMVEHEVDLPPEGQYGAGIVFLSPHSGEREAAMQLFEHIIKEEGQRFLGWRNVPVKSSILGKTSGRYEPLMKQIFIGRNPELTHILDFERVLYIIRKRMVNAVRTNEVPVQFYDVHRNERNSFPGSEYFYINGLSARTMIYKGMLTPCQLEEYFPDLHDPDFESALALMHTRFSTNTFPSWPRAHPNRMIAHNGEINTVMGNVNFMKSRQALCRSARFGDNIRKIFPVINEDGSDSARFDNVLEFLHMGGYDLTHAMMMMIPEPWERHENMDPAKRAFYEFHACMMEPWDGPASITFSDGYQIGAVLDRNGLRPSRYYVTDDDLVIMASEVGVLPNLDPLSVVEKGRLQPGRMFLVDMNEGRIIPDQELKERVYSAHPYQKWLDANRIKVDDLPEPENVPGVTPDTIRTRQLAFGYTYEDLRFLLGPSAQSGVQPIGSMGNDTPLAILSDRPKHLYQYFKQIFAQVTNPALDCIREELVTATETFIGSEGNLLNPGPKSCRMIRMDTPIIDNRTLAKLREVKRDGFKSATVDALFPADQDGKGLEKALTNLFRRHRLAKGRSQHRHPDRPEPRPGQRGHAHPSRHGRAPYLVKKAPGPGCPSSSDRRGPRSITLPSCWATADAINPYMAFESLHQMIEDKMLDLDYEKAVYNYLKASVKESWSDDGQDGYLHGGVLPRCPDLRGDRPQHRPGQHLLLRNGRPGRRGRNQ; via the coding sequence ATGTCCGATTCGCAGAAATCTCCCTTAGGATGGCCCCAACCCCAAGGCCTCTGGCATCCCTCCCACGAGAAGGACTCCTGTGGTGTCGGATTCATCGCCCATCTCAAAGGGAAGCGATCGCACGACATCATCGAAAAGACGCTGACGATGAACACCAATATGGATCATCGGGGCGCAAGCGGAGCAGAGCCCGAGACCGGCGACGGCGCGGGTATTTTCGTGCAGATGCCGGACAAGTTCCTCCGCCGGGTCATGGTGGAGCACGAGGTCGATCTCCCTCCGGAAGGCCAATATGGAGCCGGGATCGTCTTCCTCTCCCCACATTCCGGCGAGAGAGAGGCCGCCATGCAGCTCTTCGAGCATATCATCAAGGAGGAGGGTCAGCGCTTTCTCGGCTGGCGCAATGTCCCGGTCAAGAGCTCGATTCTCGGCAAGACCTCCGGGCGTTACGAACCCCTGATGAAGCAGATCTTCATCGGTCGCAATCCCGAGCTGACCCATATCCTCGATTTCGAGCGCGTGCTTTACATCATCCGCAAACGCATGGTCAACGCCGTCCGCACCAATGAGGTTCCGGTGCAGTTCTACGACGTGCACCGCAATGAGCGGAACTCCTTCCCGGGAAGCGAATACTTCTACATCAACGGGCTCTCCGCCCGGACCATGATCTACAAGGGCATGCTCACGCCCTGCCAACTGGAGGAGTATTTCCCCGATCTTCACGATCCGGATTTCGAGTCGGCCCTCGCCCTCATGCACACCCGGTTCTCGACCAACACCTTCCCGAGTTGGCCGCGCGCCCACCCCAACCGGATGATCGCCCACAACGGCGAAATCAATACGGTGATGGGCAATGTGAATTTCATGAAGTCCCGCCAGGCCCTCTGCCGGTCGGCCAGGTTCGGGGACAACATCAGGAAGATCTTTCCCGTCATCAACGAGGACGGATCCGATTCGGCCCGCTTTGACAACGTTCTCGAGTTTCTGCACATGGGCGGCTACGACCTGACCCACGCCATGATGATGATGATCCCCGAACCGTGGGAACGTCACGAGAACATGGACCCGGCCAAGCGGGCTTTCTACGAATTCCATGCCTGCATGATGGAGCCCTGGGACGGTCCGGCCTCGATCACCTTCTCCGACGGCTACCAGATCGGCGCTGTCCTCGACCGCAACGGCCTGCGTCCCAGCCGCTATTACGTGACCGATGACGATCTTGTCATCATGGCCTCCGAAGTCGGTGTCCTGCCCAACCTGGACCCCCTCAGCGTGGTCGAGAAAGGGCGCCTCCAACCCGGCCGGATGTTCCTCGTCGACATGAATGAAGGGCGGATCATTCCCGACCAGGAACTGAAGGAACGCGTCTACTCGGCCCATCCCTACCAGAAGTGGCTCGATGCGAATCGGATCAAGGTAGACGACCTCCCGGAACCGGAGAATGTCCCGGGCGTCACCCCGGACACCATCCGCACCCGGCAACTCGCCTTCGGCTATACCTACGAGGACCTCCGGTTCCTCCTCGGCCCGAGCGCCCAGAGCGGAGTCCAGCCGATCGGTTCGATGGGCAACGACACGCCTCTGGCCATTCTCTCTGACCGGCCGAAGCACCTCTACCAATACTTCAAGCAGATCTTCGCCCAGGTGACCAATCCCGCCCTCGACTGCATCCGGGAGGAACTGGTGACGGCGACCGAAACCTTCATCGGCTCGGAGGGCAACCTGCTCAACCCGGGGCCGAAGAGCTGCCGTATGATCCGCATGGATACGCCGATCATCGACAACCGGACCCTGGCCAAGCTGCGCGAGGTGAAACGGGACGGTTTCAAATCCGCGACGGTCGATGCCCTTTTCCCGGCGGATCAGGACGGAAAGGGTCTCGAGAAGGCTCTGACGAACCTCTTCCGGCGTCATCGACTGGCCAAGGGAAGGAGTCAACATCGTCATCCTGACCGACCGGAACCTCGACCGGGCCAACGCGGCCATGCCCACCCTTCTCGTCATGGCCGGGCTCCGTACCTGGTCAAGAAGGCACCCGGACCCGGGTGTCCATCATCCTCAGACCGGAGAGGCCCGCGATCCATCACTTTGCCGTCCTGCTGGGCTACGGCGGACGCGATCAATCCCTACATGGCCTTCGAATCACTTCACCAGATGATCGAGGACAAGATGCTTGATCTCGACTACGAGAAGGCGGTTTACAACTACCTCAAGGCTTCGGTCAAGGAGTCATGGTCAGACGATGGCCAAGATGGGTATCTCCACGGTGGCGTCCTACCGCGGTGCCCAGATCTTCGAGGCGATCGGCCTCAACACCGACCTGGTCAACACCTACTTCTGCGGAACGGCCGGCCGGGTCGAAGGGGCCGGAATCAATGA